A stretch of the Actinomyces faecalis genome encodes the following:
- a CDS encoding bifunctional metallophosphatase/5'-nucleotidase encodes MRLPSRTTASLAIAALAVSSLAPAALAAQEQPTSPAPGTSASVSIQTGPAPATGSEVSDPAQARPATDQDVEHAAEGLGADRAAAAPSATTISILGITDFHGHLLKDTESLKDGTKKEVTGGATGLACAVRTARQANENTLFVSAGDNVGGSAYISSILKDQPTIDALNAIGLDVTAAGNHEFDRGITDLADRILPALDAPVLSANVTGNAPLSAEGDGNGVFIKEVDGVRVGFVGVVTDELPSLVSAQALEGLTVADATATANERAAALKDGDEANGEADVVVVLAHEDAEIYGHQFNGAVDAVVAGHTHVPFAKVVDSTQGTKIAVVQPDHYGNLLGSITLTVEKDASGKASVTDRTAENTPLVGLTGCEDAYGVAAIVEQAKADSDEAGKQVVATLGSDFLRGTQVTDGKVDAPGSNRGTESTASNLIADSFAWWVEKNTTASGDHFVGIMNPGGVRADYGKGELTYGEAYTVQPFGNELGYGTYTGAQLRQILAEQWQPAGSSRSVLTLGVSGNVSVFIDQDVADAVQADGTADRTGLIKAVYVDGAPLADDAKVVVASNSFLLAGGDNFVGFKAASFTNTGIIDLDATSEYLQDAGDLTASYAKRQIGVAVSQNQDQATIRLTGLSFTNAVEQQADGAARSVAAVITLADGTSKVLASADVDRTLVDSGLPSTGTATLTFQVPGAVASSAVVTSVGDHAALLPVGISLVVTNNDGSTRQLELALEVTVPQAVPPTQVTEEIDGTPEAPTSKKTALARTGASVGIALLAVVGLVGAGGVLVARRRGADNGSAQDASEDDSQE; translated from the coding sequence ATGCGTTTGCCTTCACGCACGACGGCGAGCCTCGCCATCGCGGCGCTGGCCGTCAGCTCCCTTGCTCCCGCTGCCCTGGCTGCACAGGAGCAGCCGACCTCCCCGGCGCCTGGCACCAGTGCCTCTGTCTCGATACAGACCGGTCCTGCGCCCGCCACCGGCTCTGAGGTGAGCGATCCTGCCCAGGCTCGGCCTGCCACGGACCAGGACGTCGAGCACGCTGCTGAGGGGCTGGGTGCGGACCGAGCCGCCGCGGCGCCGTCGGCCACGACGATCAGCATCCTGGGCATCACCGACTTCCACGGCCACCTCCTCAAGGACACCGAGTCCCTCAAGGACGGGACCAAGAAGGAGGTCACGGGCGGGGCCACCGGCCTGGCCTGCGCGGTCAGGACGGCGCGTCAGGCCAACGAGAACACCCTCTTCGTCTCCGCCGGGGACAACGTGGGTGGCTCGGCCTACATCTCCTCCATCCTCAAGGACCAGCCAACCATCGACGCCCTCAACGCCATTGGCCTGGACGTCACGGCCGCAGGCAACCACGAGTTTGACCGCGGCATCACGGACCTGGCTGACCGCATCCTCCCGGCGCTCGACGCCCCGGTCCTGTCCGCCAACGTCACCGGTAACGCCCCGCTGAGCGCTGAGGGAGACGGCAACGGCGTCTTCATCAAGGAAGTCGACGGCGTGCGTGTCGGCTTCGTCGGCGTCGTCACCGACGAGCTGCCGAGCCTCGTCTCCGCGCAGGCGCTGGAGGGCCTCACGGTCGCGGACGCCACCGCGACCGCCAACGAGCGCGCCGCGGCGCTCAAGGACGGTGACGAGGCCAACGGAGAGGCGGACGTCGTCGTGGTCCTGGCCCACGAGGACGCGGAGATCTACGGCCACCAGTTCAACGGTGCCGTGGACGCCGTCGTCGCCGGCCACACCCACGTGCCCTTTGCCAAGGTGGTCGACTCCACCCAGGGCACCAAGATCGCCGTCGTCCAGCCAGACCACTACGGCAACCTGCTGGGCAGCATCACCCTGACCGTCGAGAAGGACGCGTCCGGGAAGGCCAGCGTCACGGACCGGACCGCTGAGAACACGCCCCTGGTGGGCCTGACCGGCTGCGAGGACGCCTACGGCGTGGCCGCGATCGTCGAGCAGGCGAAGGCGGACTCGGACGAGGCTGGCAAGCAGGTCGTGGCGACCCTCGGCTCGGACTTCCTGCGCGGCACCCAGGTCACCGACGGCAAGGTCGACGCCCCCGGCTCCAACCGTGGCACCGAGTCCACCGCCTCCAACCTCATCGCAGACTCCTTCGCCTGGTGGGTGGAGAAGAACACCACCGCCTCCGGGGACCACTTCGTCGGCATCATGAACCCCGGCGGCGTGCGCGCCGACTACGGCAAGGGCGAGCTGACCTACGGCGAGGCCTACACCGTGCAGCCCTTCGGCAACGAGCTGGGCTACGGCACCTACACCGGTGCCCAGCTGCGCCAGATCCTCGCCGAGCAGTGGCAGCCCGCGGGCTCCTCACGCTCGGTGCTGACGCTGGGGGTGTCCGGCAACGTGAGCGTCTTTATCGACCAGGACGTGGCCGATGCCGTGCAGGCTGACGGCACCGCGGACCGAACGGGCCTGATCAAGGCCGTGTACGTTGACGGCGCCCCGCTGGCGGACGACGCCAAGGTCGTCGTGGCCTCCAACTCCTTCCTCCTGGCCGGTGGGGACAACTTCGTCGGTTTCAAGGCCGCGTCCTTCACCAACACCGGCATCATCGACCTGGATGCCACCAGCGAGTACCTCCAGGACGCCGGTGACCTCACCGCTAGCTATGCCAAGCGTCAGATCGGCGTCGCGGTGTCCCAGAACCAGGACCAGGCCACCATCCGCCTCACGGGCCTGAGCTTCACCAACGCCGTCGAGCAGCAGGCTGACGGTGCCGCGAGGTCGGTGGCGGCCGTCATCACGCTGGCTGACGGGACGAGCAAGGTCCTGGCCTCGGCTGACGTCGACCGCACGCTCGTGGACTCCGGGCTTCCGAGCACGGGTACCGCGACCTTGACCTTCCAGGTCCCCGGTGCCGTGGCCAGCTCCGCGGTAGTGACCAGCGTGGGGGACCATGCGGCGTTGCTGCCGGTCGGCATCTCCCTGGTGGTGACCAACAACGACGGCTCCACGCGCCAGCTGGAGCTCGCCCTGGAGGTCACCGTTCCGCAGGCTGTGCCTCCGACCCAGGTCACGGAGGAGATCGACGGGACGCCCGAGGCTCCGACCTCCAAGAAGACCGCGCTGGCGAGGACCGGAGCCTCGGTGGGGATCGCCCTCCTGGCTGTCGTCGGTCTCGTGGGTGCCGGAGGCGTCCTCGTGGCGCGGAGGCGTGGAGCCGATAACGGCTCGGCCCAGGACGCTAGCGAGGACGACTCGCAGGAGTGA